The Prevotella sp. E9-3 genome has a window encoding:
- the leuC gene encoding 3-isopropylmalate dehydratase large subunit produces MNTLFDKIWDKHVVQTVADGPTQLYIDRLYCHEVTSPQAFDGMRKRGLKCFRPDRIYCMPDHNTPTHDQDKPIEDPVSRKQVETLERNAREFGLTHYGMMSKDNGIIHVVGPEKGLSLPGMTIVCGDSHTSTHGAVGAVAFGIGTSEVEMVMASQCILQQKPKSMRITINGRLAKGVTPKDVALYLMAQLTTSGATGYFVEYSGDVVRDMSMEGRLTLCNLSIEMGARGGFIAPDETTFAYLKGREFSPKGEAWDEAVKYWKTLRSDDDAVFDKELVFNAKDIEPRITYGTNPGMGIGITESVPSLESVDQSGRASFLKSLDYMGFIPGEQLQGKKIDYVFLGACTNGRIEDFRAFASIVKGRKKADSVVAWLVPGSWAVDSQIREEGLDRVLAEAGFEIRQPGCSACLAMNDDKVPAGKYAVSTSNRNFEGRQGPGARTLLCSPLVAAAAAVTGVITDPRELM; encoded by the coding sequence ATGAATACACTCTTTGATAAAATATGGGATAAGCATGTCGTGCAGACTGTTGCCGACGGGCCCACTCAGTTATATATTGACCGTCTTTATTGTCATGAGGTCACATCGCCTCAGGCTTTCGATGGCATGCGTAAACGTGGATTGAAGTGCTTCAGGCCTGACCGTATCTATTGTATGCCCGACCATAATACACCAACGCACGACCAGGATAAACCTATTGAGGATCCTGTTTCAAGAAAGCAGGTGGAAACCTTAGAGCGTAATGCGCGTGAGTTCGGACTTACCCATTACGGAATGATGTCGAAAGACAACGGTATCATTCATGTTGTAGGGCCTGAAAAAGGATTGTCTCTGCCTGGTATGACCATTGTATGCGGTGATTCTCATACATCTACTCATGGCGCAGTAGGAGCTGTTGCTTTCGGTATCGGCACCAGTGAGGTTGAAATGGTGATGGCTTCTCAGTGTATTCTTCAGCAAAAACCGAAGTCTATGCGCATTACCATCAATGGTAGATTGGCTAAGGGCGTTACACCCAAAGATGTGGCTCTCTACCTGATGGCTCAGCTTACTACAAGTGGCGCTACCGGCTATTTTGTTGAATACAGTGGCGATGTGGTTCGTGATATGTCGATGGAAGGCCGCCTCACATTATGCAATCTCTCCATTGAAATGGGAGCTCGTGGAGGTTTCATCGCTCCTGATGAGACTACGTTCGCCTACTTAAAAGGACGCGAGTTCTCACCTAAAGGCGAGGCTTGGGATGAGGCTGTGAAATATTGGAAGACACTTCGTTCTGATGATGATGCGGTGTTTGATAAAGAGCTGGTATTCAATGCGAAAGATATTGAACCAAGAATCACTTATGGAACCAATCCTGGTATGGGAATCGGTATCACAGAAAGTGTACCATCACTTGAGTCTGTTGACCAATCAGGTAGGGCAAGTTTCTTGAAATCGCTCGACTACATGGGCTTTATCCCTGGTGAGCAATTGCAGGGCAAGAAGATTGATTATGTTTTTCTCGGAGCTTGTACCAATGGTCGCATTGAAGACTTCCGTGCATTTGCCTCGATTGTAAAAGGTAGGAAAAAGGCTGATAGCGTGGTGGCATGGCTGGTTCCAGGTTCATGGGCAGTGGATAGCCAGATTCGGGAAGAAGGGCTTGACCGTGTTCTTGCTGAAGCTGGATTCGAAATCCGTCAGCCAGGATGCTCTGCCTGTCTGGCTATGAACGATGATAAAGTGCCAGCGGGAAAATATGCTGTATCAACAAGTAATCGTAATTTTGAGGGACGCCAAGGGCCGGGAGCCCGCACCTTGCTGTGCTCTCCATTGGTGGCAGCTGCAGCAGCAGTAACTGGCGTTATCACAGATCCAAGAGAATTAATGTAA
- the leuD gene encoding 3-isopropylmalate dehydratase small subunit: MKQKFDIITSSCVPLPLENVDTDQIIPARFLKATDKEGFGDNLFRDWRYDKDGQPVKDFVLNDPTYSGCILVAGKNFGSGSSREHAAWAIAGYGFRVVISSFFADIHKQNELNNFVLPVVVSESFLQELFDSIAQNPKAQVEVDLPRQMVTNKATGRKEYFDINGYKKHCLVNGLDDIDFLVDSRTKIEEWERNL, from the coding sequence ATGAAACAAAAATTCGATATCATTACCAGTTCGTGTGTTCCTCTTCCATTGGAGAATGTCGATACTGACCAGATAATTCCAGCACGTTTTCTGAAGGCTACCGATAAAGAAGGCTTTGGCGACAATCTGTTTCGTGACTGGAGGTATGACAAGGATGGGCAGCCTGTAAAAGATTTTGTGTTGAACGACCCTACGTATAGTGGGTGTATTCTTGTGGCCGGAAAGAATTTTGGTAGTGGCTCTTCGCGTGAGCATGCTGCTTGGGCTATTGCTGGTTACGGCTTTCGGGTGGTCATCAGTTCTTTTTTTGCCGATATTCATAAGCAGAACGAACTGAATAACTTTGTACTACCAGTTGTGGTCTCTGAGTCTTTCTTACAAGAATTGTTTGATTCAATTGCTCAGAATCCTAAAGCACAGGTTGAGGTTGATTTGCCGCGGCAAATGGTTACTAATAAGGCTACTGGACGTAAAGAGTATTTCGATATCAACGGCTATAAGAAGCATTGCTTGGTGAATGGTCTTGACGACATAGATTTTCTGGTGGATAGTCGCACAAAAATTGAGGAGTGGGAGAGAAATCTGTAA
- a CDS encoding alpha-isopropylmalate synthase regulatory domain-containing protein, translating to MMKTRHEQESRYIEIMDSTLRDGEQTSGVSFLPHEKLMIARMLLRDLNVDRIEVASARVSEGEKEAVKMVCRYARQIDALERVEVLGFVDGNQSVDWIFEAGARTMNLLAKGSLKHCREQLGKTPEEHFEDIRHVVAYAHKKGVKVNIYLEDWSGGMKESPSYVYQMMDTLIDLPIQRFMLPDTLGIMNPLQVVEYFRKMHKRYPDVHFDFHAHNDYDLAVSNTLAAVLSGARGVHVTVNGLGERCGNAPLSSVQVILKDQFNARTSIVEDKLNDISRLVESYSGIAIAPNQPIIGDNVFTQVAGVHADGDNKGGLYHNALVPERFGRKREYAMGKTSGRANIARNLKELGLELTAEQTQRVTKRITELGDRKEVVTQEDLPFIVSDVLKHDVSDDKVKLVSYQVSLAYGLKPLANVKVEIGGYQYESNSSGDGQYDAFVKAMRKIYKEYLDRTFPLLENYAVTIPPGGRTDALVQTVITWRRDDGSLIRTRGLDADQTEAAIKATIKMLNIIEKE from the coding sequence ATGATGAAGACCAGGCATGAACAAGAATCTCGCTATATTGAGATTATGGACTCAACCTTGAGGGATGGCGAACAGACCAGTGGCGTTTCTTTCCTTCCTCATGAGAAACTGATGATTGCCCGTATGTTGCTTCGCGATCTGAATGTTGATCGTATTGAAGTGGCTTCGGCGCGTGTCAGTGAGGGCGAGAAGGAGGCAGTGAAGATGGTTTGTCGTTATGCCCGCCAGATAGATGCGTTGGAGAGGGTAGAGGTTCTAGGCTTTGTTGATGGGAATCAATCTGTGGATTGGATCTTTGAGGCGGGTGCAAGGACGATGAATCTGCTGGCAAAAGGCTCGTTGAAGCACTGTCGGGAGCAACTTGGAAAAACGCCAGAGGAGCATTTCGAAGACATCCGTCACGTTGTTGCCTATGCCCATAAAAAAGGAGTAAAAGTGAATATCTATCTTGAAGACTGGTCTGGCGGTATGAAAGAATCGCCTTCTTATGTCTATCAAATGATGGATACGCTAATCGATTTGCCCATTCAGCGTTTTATGCTCCCAGATACATTGGGAATTATGAATCCTCTTCAAGTGGTTGAATATTTCCGTAAGATGCATAAACGTTACCCTGATGTTCATTTTGATTTTCATGCCCATAATGATTATGACTTGGCTGTTTCGAATACGTTGGCTGCTGTTTTAAGTGGTGCTCGTGGCGTTCATGTAACGGTTAATGGTTTAGGTGAACGTTGTGGTAATGCACCATTGTCAAGCGTTCAGGTGATTTTGAAGGATCAATTCAATGCCCGCACTAGTATCGTAGAGGATAAGTTGAACGATATTAGCCGTCTGGTAGAAAGTTATAGTGGCATTGCCATTGCTCCCAATCAGCCTATCATTGGTGATAACGTGTTTACTCAGGTAGCTGGTGTACATGCTGATGGCGACAACAAAGGCGGATTGTATCATAATGCCTTGGTACCTGAACGCTTTGGACGTAAGCGTGAATATGCTATGGGTAAGACAAGTGGTCGTGCTAATATAGCCCGTAACCTAAAAGAACTTGGACTCGAACTTACTGCAGAACAGACTCAACGTGTCACGAAGCGTATTACCGAACTGGGAGATCGCAAAGAAGTTGTGACGCAAGAAGACCTCCCATTTATAGTTAGCGACGTTCTGAAACATGATGTTTCAGACGATAAAGTTAAACTTGTAAGTTACCAAGTTTCATTGGCTTACGGTTTAAAACCTCTAGCAAATGTAAAAGTAGAAATAGGAGGCTATCAGTATGAGTCTAACTCTTCGGGAGATGGTCAGTACGATGCTTTCGTGAAGGCAATGAGGAAGATTTATAAAGAGTACTTAGATCGTACATTCCCTTTGCTTGAGAACTACGCTGTAACTATTCCGCCTGGTGGACGAACGGATGCCTTGGTGCAGACAGTGATTACTTGGAGGCGTGATGATGGAAGCCTGATACGTACTCGCGGTTTGGATGCCGACCAGACCGAAGCTGCTATAAAGGCCACCATCAAGATGCTGAACATCATAGAAAAAGAGTAA
- a CDS encoding DUF4301 family protein gives MLSEQDLKQISQRGISEEQINNQLNQFKTGFPFLRLEGAAAVGRGIVAPTDEERKQYVSAWQEYLKGEGRRVVKFVPASGAASRMFKNMFAFVDADYDEPTTDFEKKFFSEIEKFAFYEALNEVCLKNEGKNIKDLLANGQYKAVAANMLKKEGLNYGQLPKGMLLFHKYAEGARTPMEEHLVEGALYAATNGEAHIHFTVSHEHLDYFKQKVAQKADGFAKAFGVKYDISFSEQKPSTDTVAANPDNTPFREADGSLLFRPGGHGALIENLNEIEADVIFIKNIDNVVPDRLKPETTEWKQVIAGLLVTLQKQAFEYLHLLDKGASEEEQKEIAAFVKNCLCIDPKGQEEDADYLRRKLNRPMRVCGVVKNVGEPGGGPFLTYNQDGTVSLQILESSQIDTTNEEYMKMFTQGTHFNPVDLVCAVRDYKGQPFQLPDFVDKTTGFISSKSKSGKELKALELPGLWNGAMSDWSTIFVEVPLGTFNPVKTVNDLLREQHQ, from the coding sequence ATGCTTTCAGAACAAGACTTAAAACAGATTTCTCAACGCGGCATTAGCGAAGAGCAAATCAACAACCAGCTCAATCAATTCAAAACCGGTTTTCCTTTTCTTCGTCTTGAAGGCGCTGCAGCTGTAGGTCGTGGCATCGTAGCCCCAACCGATGAAGAGCGTAAGCAATATGTTTCAGCCTGGCAGGAATACTTGAAAGGTGAAGGCCGTCGTGTGGTTAAATTTGTACCTGCCTCGGGTGCTGCCAGCCGCATGTTCAAGAATATGTTTGCCTTTGTTGATGCCGATTATGACGAGCCCACTACCGATTTCGAAAAGAAATTCTTCAGTGAGATAGAGAAATTCGCTTTCTATGAAGCACTCAACGAAGTTTGCCTCAAGAACGAAGGTAAGAATATAAAGGATCTTTTAGCGAACGGACAATACAAGGCTGTTGCTGCCAACATGCTTAAAAAAGAAGGTCTGAACTATGGTCAACTGCCAAAGGGTATGCTTCTCTTCCATAAATATGCCGAAGGTGCACGTACACCAATGGAGGAACATCTTGTTGAAGGCGCCCTCTATGCTGCCACAAATGGCGAAGCTCATATTCACTTCACCGTTTCGCACGAGCATCTCGACTACTTCAAACAAAAAGTTGCACAGAAGGCTGACGGTTTTGCTAAAGCATTCGGTGTAAAATACGATATCTCATTCTCTGAGCAGAAGCCTTCTACCGATACTGTTGCTGCCAATCCCGACAACACGCCTTTCCGCGAGGCTGACGGTTCATTGCTGTTCCGTCCTGGTGGTCACGGTGCGCTCATTGAGAACCTGAATGAAATCGAGGCAGACGTCATCTTTATCAAGAATATTGACAATGTGGTGCCCGACCGATTGAAGCCTGAGACCACAGAGTGGAAGCAGGTGATTGCCGGTCTGCTTGTCACACTGCAGAAGCAGGCATTCGAATACCTGCATTTACTGGACAAAGGTGCCAGCGAAGAAGAACAGAAAGAAATAGCCGCTTTTGTAAAGAATTGCTTGTGCATAGATCCAAAAGGACAGGAAGAGGATGCCGACTACTTGCGCCGCAAACTGAACCGTCCGATGCGTGTCTGTGGTGTGGTAAAGAACGTTGGCGAACCTGGTGGCGGTCCTTTCCTCACCTACAATCAGGACGGCACTGTCAGCCTGCAGATTCTCGAAAGCTCACAAATCGATACCACCAACGAGGAATATATGAAGATGTTCACCCAAGGTACTCATTTCAACCCCGTTGATTTGGTTTGTGCTGTACGCGACTACAAAGGACAGCCTTTCCAGCTGCCCGATTTTGTTGACAAGACCACAGGTTTTATTTCAAGCAAATCAAAGAGTGGCAAAGAACTGAAAGCACTGGAGTTGCCTGGTCTTTGGAACGGAGCCATGAGCGATTGGTCCACCATCTTCGTAGAAGTACCCCTTGGCACATTCAACCCTGTAAAGACCGTAAACGATCTGCTCCGCGAACAGCATCAGTAA
- the rlmD gene encoding 23S rRNA (uracil(1939)-C(5))-methyltransferase RlmD → MARNKKPLPLLEGVTIETIAAEGKCLFHWNDLVVFVPFCVPGDVCDIQIRRKKHSFAEGEVVRFIEYSKVRETPFCKHFGVCGGCKWQNLPYSEQLKFKQQQVYDQLHRIGKIELPEFHPILGSVKTQEYRNKLDFGCANKRYLTKEEITALPKDESQSLKDVPAIGFHITGAFDKILPIEKCWLMDDLHNQIRNDIRDYAIEHNISFFDLRAQVGLLRDIIIRNSASGELMVIIQFHYDETGGEKEALDLLQHVANTFPQITSLLYLDNQKCNDTIGDQEILVFKGTDHIFELMEDLKFKVGPKSFYQTNTEQAYHLYSVAREFARLTGNEMVYDLYTGTGTIANFVAKKAKQVIGIEYVPEAIEDAKINSQINGIENTLFYAGDMKDILNDEFIAQHGRPDVIITDPPRAGMHPDVVKTILRAAPQRIVYVSCNPATQARDLHDLDEQYRVVAVQPVDMFPHTPHVENVVLLEKR, encoded by the coding sequence ATGGCAAGAAACAAGAAACCATTACCTCTTTTAGAAGGTGTCACCATTGAGACTATAGCAGCTGAAGGCAAGTGTTTGTTCCATTGGAACGACCTTGTGGTATTTGTACCATTCTGTGTTCCTGGTGATGTATGCGACATTCAGATTCGACGCAAGAAGCACAGTTTTGCTGAGGGCGAAGTTGTACGCTTTATAGAATATAGTAAGGTACGCGAAACTCCTTTCTGCAAGCACTTTGGAGTATGCGGAGGCTGTAAATGGCAAAACTTGCCATATAGCGAGCAACTCAAATTCAAGCAACAGCAGGTTTACGACCAGTTACACCGCATTGGAAAAATTGAGTTGCCCGAATTTCATCCGATTCTCGGTTCTGTAAAAACACAGGAATATCGTAACAAACTGGATTTCGGATGTGCTAACAAGCGTTATCTGACAAAAGAAGAAATCACTGCACTTCCTAAGGACGAGAGTCAGAGTTTGAAAGACGTGCCCGCTATCGGCTTCCATATCACGGGAGCCTTCGACAAGATACTTCCTATTGAAAAATGCTGGTTGATGGACGATCTTCACAATCAGATTCGTAACGATATCCGCGACTACGCCATAGAGCATAATATTTCATTCTTCGATCTACGTGCGCAGGTGGGGCTACTTCGTGATATCATTATCCGCAATAGCGCCAGCGGCGAATTGATGGTGATTATTCAGTTCCACTACGATGAGACGGGTGGCGAGAAAGAGGCACTCGACCTGCTTCAACATGTAGCCAACACATTCCCACAGATTACCTCCCTACTCTACTTGGACAACCAGAAGTGCAACGACACCATTGGCGATCAGGAAATTCTTGTGTTCAAAGGTACAGATCATATCTTCGAACTCATGGAAGATTTGAAGTTTAAGGTTGGTCCAAAGTCGTTCTACCAGACAAATACAGAACAGGCTTATCATCTGTATAGCGTAGCTCGCGAGTTTGCCAGATTAACCGGCAACGAGATGGTTTATGACCTTTACACAGGAACCGGTACCATTGCAAACTTCGTAGCAAAGAAAGCCAAGCAGGTGATAGGTATTGAGTATGTGCCAGAGGCCATCGAAGACGCCAAAATCAATTCACAGATAAACGGCATCGAGAACACCCTTTTCTACGCCGGAGACATGAAGGATATCTTAAACGATGAGTTCATAGCTCAACACGGACGTCCTGATGTTATCATTACTGATCCTCCCCGAGCAGGAATGCATCCTGACGTAGTGAAGACGATTCTCAGAGCAGCTCCTCAACGCATCGTATATGTAAGTTGCAACCCGGCCACTCAGGCACGTGATTTACACGACCTTGACGAACAGTATCGCGTCGTAGCTGTACAGCCCGTTGATATGTTCCCCCACACTCCCCACGTAGAAAATGTGGTACTTTTGGAGAAACGTTGA
- the ppdK gene encoding pyruvate, phosphate dikinase codes for MSQKRVYLFGNGKAEGNAKMREELGGKGANLAEMNHIGVPVPPGFTITTDCCNEYYKVGQEKIVELLNNDVMAAVKHIESLMNCKFGDAKNPLLVSVRSGARASMPGMMDTILNLGLNDEVAEGMAAKTNNPHFVYDSYRRFVQMYGDVVLEMKPVNKTDIDPFEEIIEKVKAERGVKLDKDLSVDELKKLVKLFKAAIKERTGKDFPNDPIEQLWGAICAVFRSWMNERAILYRKMEGIPDEWGTAVSVMAMVFGNMGDTSATGVCFSRDAANGENLFNGEYLVNAQGEDVVAGIRTPQQITKIGSQRWAERAGISEAERVAKYPSMEEAMPEIYAELNSIQDKLEHHYHDMQDMEFTVQEGKLWFLQTRNGKRTGAAMVKIAIDLLHEGMIDEKTAIMRCEPQKLDELLHPVFDKKALAAAKVIAQGLPASPGAACGQIVFHADDAEAWHNDGHKVVLVRIETSPEDLAGMASAEGILTARGGMTSHAAVVARGMGKCCVSGVGSLNVSYKDKTVEIDGVVYKEGDYISLNGTTGQVYAGEVPTKAAELSGDFKELMDLCDKYTKLQVRTNADTPRDAQLAREFGAKGIGLTRTEHMFFEDKKIIAMREMILADSVAGREKALAKLLPYQKADFKGILEAMDGLPVNIRLLDPPLHEFVPHDLAGQETMAKEMGVSVEDIKRRVDSLAENNPMLGHRGCRLGITFPEITAMQTKAILGAACELKKEGKNPMPEIMVPLIGTLYELKQQKEVIQAAAKEVFAAEGIEVEFEIGTMIEIPRAALTADRIATEAQYFSFGTNDLTQMTFGYSRDDIASFLPVYLEKKILKVDPFQVLDQKGVGKLIKYAVKSGREVRPDLRCGICGEHGGEPSSVKFCAKIGMNYASCSPFRVPIARLAAAQAAVEE; via the coding sequence ATGAGTCAAAAGAGAGTTTACCTCTTCGGCAATGGTAAAGCCGAGGGTAATGCAAAAATGCGTGAGGAACTCGGCGGAAAAGGCGCTAACCTAGCTGAGATGAACCACATTGGTGTTCCTGTTCCTCCAGGTTTTACAATCACAACAGACTGCTGCAATGAGTACTACAAAGTAGGTCAAGAAAAAATCGTAGAGTTACTGAACAATGATGTAATGGCAGCCGTTAAGCATATTGAAAGCTTGATGAACTGCAAGTTTGGTGATGCTAAGAACCCCTTGTTGGTTTCTGTTCGTTCAGGTGCCCGCGCTTCAATGCCAGGTATGATGGATACTATCCTGAACCTGGGTCTGAACGATGAAGTGGCTGAGGGTATGGCAGCTAAGACTAACAATCCCCACTTCGTTTACGACTCTTACCGTCGTTTCGTACAGATGTACGGTGACGTTGTGTTGGAGATGAAACCCGTAAACAAGACCGATATCGATCCCTTCGAAGAAATTATTGAAAAGGTTAAGGCTGAGCGTGGCGTTAAACTGGATAAGGACTTGAGCGTTGATGAACTGAAGAAGCTGGTTAAGCTGTTCAAGGCTGCCATCAAGGAGCGCACTGGTAAAGACTTCCCCAACGATCCTATAGAGCAGTTGTGGGGCGCTATCTGCGCTGTGTTCCGTTCTTGGATGAACGAGCGCGCTATTCTCTATCGTAAGATGGAAGGAATTCCCGACGAGTGGGGTACAGCTGTATCAGTAATGGCTATGGTATTCGGTAATATGGGTGATACCTCTGCTACTGGTGTATGCTTCAGCCGTGACGCTGCTAACGGTGAGAACCTGTTCAACGGTGAGTATCTGGTGAACGCTCAGGGTGAGGACGTGGTAGCTGGTATCCGCACACCACAGCAGATTACTAAGATTGGTTCTCAGCGTTGGGCTGAGCGTGCTGGCATTTCTGAGGCTGAGCGCGTAGCTAAGTATCCTTCTATGGAGGAGGCTATGCCTGAAATCTATGCTGAACTGAATAGCATCCAGGACAAGCTGGAACACCACTATCATGATATGCAGGATATGGAGTTCACCGTACAGGAGGGCAAACTGTGGTTCCTCCAGACACGTAACGGTAAGCGCACAGGTGCTGCTATGGTGAAGATTGCTATCGACCTGCTCCACGAGGGTATGATTGATGAGAAGACTGCCATCATGCGCTGCGAGCCTCAGAAGCTTGACGAGTTGTTGCACCCCGTATTCGATAAGAAGGCTTTGGCTGCTGCTAAGGTGATTGCTCAGGGCTTGCCTGCTTCTCCAGGTGCTGCTTGTGGTCAGATCGTATTCCACGCTGACGATGCTGAGGCTTGGCACAATGATGGTCACAAAGTTGTGCTCGTTCGTATTGAGACTTCTCCTGAGGACTTGGCTGGTATGGCATCTGCCGAGGGTATCCTGACTGCACGTGGTGGTATGACCTCTCACGCTGCAGTTGTGGCTCGTGGTATGGGTAAGTGCTGCGTTTCTGGCGTAGGTTCTTTGAATGTAAGCTATAAAGACAAGACTGTTGAGATTGACGGCGTTGTATATAAAGAAGGTGACTACATCTCTCTGAATGGTACCACAGGTCAGGTTTATGCTGGCGAGGTGCCCACAAAGGCTGCTGAGCTCTCTGGCGATTTCAAGGAGTTGATGGACCTCTGCGACAAGTACACCAAGCTGCAGGTTCGCACCAATGCTGATACACCTCGTGACGCTCAGCTCGCTCGTGAGTTTGGTGCTAAGGGTATCGGTTTGACTCGTACCGAGCACATGTTCTTCGAGGATAAGAAGATTATCGCTATGCGTGAGATGATTCTTGCCGATAGCGTTGCCGGACGTGAGAAGGCTTTGGCTAAGTTGCTGCCATATCAGAAGGCTGACTTCAAGGGCATCCTCGAGGCTATGGATGGTCTGCCCGTAAACATTCGCTTGCTCGATCCTCCCTTGCACGAGTTCGTTCCCCACGATTTGGCTGGTCAGGAGACCATGGCTAAGGAGATGGGTGTCAGCGTAGAGGATATCAAGCGTCGTGTTGATTCTCTGGCTGAGAACAACCCCATGCTGGGTCATCGTGGTTGCCGTCTGGGTATCACCTTCCCTGAGATTACCGCTATGCAGACTAAGGCTATCCTGGGTGCTGCCTGTGAGCTGAAGAAGGAGGGCAAGAATCCTATGCCAGAGATTATGGTTCCTCTGATTGGTACACTTTATGAGCTGAAGCAGCAGAAGGAAGTTATCCAGGCCGCTGCTAAGGAAGTATTTGCCGCTGAAGGTATCGAGGTTGAGTTTGAGATTGGTACAATGATTGAGATTCCTCGTGCCGCTCTGACTGCCGACCGTATTGCTACCGAGGCTCAGTACTTCTCATTCGGTACTAACGACCTGACTCAGATGACCTTCGGTTATAGTCGTGACGATATCGCTTCGTTCTTGCCTGTCTATCTGGAGAAGAAGATTCTGAAGGTTGACCCGTTCCAGGTGCTCGACCAGAAGGGTGTAGGCAAGCTCATCAAGTATGCCGTGAAGAGTGGTCGCGAGGTACGTCCCGACCTCCGCTGCGGTATCTGTGGTGAGCATGGTGGTGAGCCCAGCTCAGTGAAGTTCTGCGCTAAGATTGGCATGAACTACGCATCTTGCTCTCCATTCCGCGTGCCCATCGCCCGCCTCGCCGCCGCGCAGGCTGCCGTGGAAGAGTAA
- a CDS encoding Fic family protein: MYIHERENWTDFRWDTSQVSLLQEIVFRKQGLLYGRLSSLGFDSKLRAMAENLTYDVVYSSEIEGIRLNVDQVRSSIARKLGIENVKYTAPSHYVDSVVGVMLEAVQHYDMTLSKEKLCAWQAAFFPSGYSEGSQIEIGQYRTNEEHIVSGMFGREKIHYIAPSPDRVEEEMVKFLTWFDGEEPVNSVIRSAIAHFWFVSIHPFEDGNGRLARILSDMLLARGEKSEFRFYNVSSQINKDKNHYYDILERMQHGDGDITEWLVWYMQKLVDALDEADTIVTTILNKSFFWQKASAVPMTERQTQMLNLFLDGYEAKITSKTWATLAKCSKDTAIRDIQDLVDKNILIEDIPGAKRPSYSIVYDAEDLTQFFTEVNITEENGIQYLKAMFKGKKPICERVLKLDADRYQKGDLPLSNLLSKYCSYIVAGN; encoded by the coding sequence ATGTATATACACGAAAGAGAAAATTGGACGGACTTCCGTTGGGACACGTCCCAAGTGTCACTCCTTCAGGAGATAGTATTCCGTAAGCAGGGCTTGCTTTATGGCAGGTTGAGTTCACTGGGATTTGACAGCAAACTCCGTGCGATGGCAGAAAACCTGACCTATGACGTGGTGTATTCTTCGGAGATTGAAGGTATACGTCTGAACGTGGACCAGGTTCGTTCTTCCATTGCCCGGAAACTTGGGATTGAGAACGTGAAATACACGGCGCCATCGCATTACGTCGATTCTGTTGTTGGCGTAATGCTTGAAGCGGTACAACACTATGACATGACTCTCAGCAAAGAGAAACTGTGTGCGTGGCAAGCTGCATTTTTTCCTTCAGGCTATAGTGAAGGTAGCCAGATAGAAATAGGTCAGTACCGCACAAACGAGGAGCATATTGTTAGCGGAATGTTTGGGCGCGAGAAAATCCACTATATTGCTCCTTCTCCAGACCGTGTTGAAGAGGAGATGGTAAAGTTCCTTACATGGTTTGATGGTGAGGAGCCGGTGAATAGTGTCATCCGATCTGCCATTGCCCATTTCTGGTTTGTGAGCATTCATCCCTTCGAGGATGGCAATGGCCGGTTGGCCCGCATCCTTTCCGACATGCTGCTGGCTCGTGGAGAAAAGAGTGAATTCCGTTTCTATAATGTCTCTTCACAGATTAACAAGGACAAGAATCACTACTATGATATTCTGGAGCGGATGCAGCATGGCGATGGTGATATAACGGAGTGGTTGGTATGGTACATGCAGAAATTGGTTGATGCACTTGACGAGGCAGACACCATCGTCACCACCATCTTGAACAAGAGCTTCTTCTGGCAGAAGGCATCGGCAGTACCAATGACCGAACGTCAGACCCAGATGCTCAATCTCTTTCTTGACGGCTATGAGGCAAAGATAACGTCAAAGACATGGGCAACATTGGCAAAGTGCTCGAAGGACACGGCAATACGCGACATACAGGATCTTGTTGACAAGAACATCCTGATAGAGGACATTCCAGGAGCCAAGCGCCCCAGTTACTCCATTGTTTATGATGCAGAGGACCTGACACAATTCTTCACTGAGGTAAACATTACTGAGGAGAATGGCATTCAATATCTCAAAGCAATGTTCAAAGGAAAGAAACCAATTTGCGAAAGAGTTCTGAAACTTGATGCTGACAGATACCAGAAAGGTGATTTACCATTGTCCAATTTGCTCAGTAAATACTGTTCGTATATCGTTGCGGGCAATTGA